A stretch of the Rhinoderma darwinii isolate aRhiDar2 chromosome 3, aRhiDar2.hap1, whole genome shotgun sequence genome encodes the following:
- the LOC142748767 gene encoding junctional adhesion molecule-like isoform X1 has translation MSASLKPAAASSLFYCSKSTCSAAILRTNGSRVTRRKSNRYELQGKVTQGDASLTITKLTMKDEGTYCCKVMIPGPSNDVKKEINLKILGTEAENVIGSINDTVTLPCAYSAGKQVTRLRWRRCGCSQLGCPDAINWTNNSGVITKSSRYHILRNITQGDVSLTITSLTMEDEGVYCCKVYIQGPSNDVKKEVTIQILANGERLKWNTPANVIRGIIIFLVPTIFLLIYKCCSLQS, from the exons atgtcggcttcccttaagcctgcagctgcgtccagcctcttctattgtTCTAAGTCTACGTGTAGTGCTGCAATCCTCCGGACTAATGGCAGCCGCGTGACTAGGAGAAAATCTAACAGATATGAGTTACAGGGGAAGGTCACACAGGGGGACGCATCCCTGACCATCACTAAGTTGACTATGAAAGATGAAGGAACTTACTGCTGCAAAGTAATGATCCCCGGACCCTCCAATGAcgtgaaaaaagaaataaatctgaAGATATTGGGAA cgGAAGCTGAAAATGTGATTGGATCAATAAATGACACAGTGACGTTACCCTGCGCATATTCTGCTGGTAAACAGGTGACTCGACTGCGCTGGAGAAGATGCGGCTGTTCTCAGTTGGGGTGTCCTGATGCAATCAACTGGACTAACAACAGCGGAGTGATCACCAAATCTAGCAGATATCACATTCTGAGGAACATCACACAGGGGGACGTATCCCTGACCATCACCAGCCTGACTATGGAAGATGAAGGAGTTTACTGCTGCAAAGTATATATCCAAGGACCATCCAATGATGTGAAAAAAGAAGTCACCATCCAGATATTGGCAA ATGGCGAGAGACTTAAGTGGAACACACCCGCAAACGTGATTAGAGGGATTATTATCTTCTTGGTTCCCACTATATTCCTTCTCATTTACAAAT GTTGTTCCTTGCAGTCTTGA